The genomic DNA CAGCCCCAGTTCCTTGCCCCGGAACCACTTGGCCAGGGCCGTTGTGATGGCGACGATCATCGATTCGGCACCCAGACCGAAGATGAAGCGTCCGGCCAACATGACCTGATGATCGCCGCTCAGGGCCGTCACGACCGCCCCCACCACGCAGAGTGCGGTGAAGACGACGGTGGTGTTGCGCGTGCCGAAGCGGTCGATGAGAGGACCGGCCAGAAAGAGGAGAAGAATGCTGGAAAGGCTGTAGATCGCATTGAGCGATCCGATCATCGAGTCAGTGAAGCCCAATTGCTCGGTCAGCAGGGGGGCCACCGGCGCAATGCTGTCGTAGATGTAATAGTTGCCGAACATGGCGATGCTGATGGCAGCCAGCACCGACCAGCGCAGCACAATAGGCGGGCGCGAGGACGGGGAGGGGTTTTGCTCTGTCATTTGCCGCTTAGCTTAGCCGAGCCGCCGCCCCCTGGCAAGGAAACCCAGGCCCCGGCGGGCTCAGGCGCTTTATGACTGCTCCTGGAAGCGCACGGCGTAAACGGGGGGCAGGTGAGTGCTGAGGGCGGTCCATGAGTCTCCTTGATCGGCGGAAACCCACAGTCCGCCAGTCGTCGACCCCATGGCCAGCCACTGCCCCTGGGAATCCACGTCGAGGGCGTGGCGATAAACCAGGTGGTAGGCGGGAGCCGGGGGAAGTCCCTGCTGCAAGACCTGAAAGCTGCTTCCGCCGTCGCGGGTGCGGGTGACGACGAAACGTCCCTCCACCGGCACCCGGCACTCGTCCTTGACGGCCGGGACGAACCAGGCCGTGTCTGCGTCATGGGGATGCACTGCGACGGCGAACCCGAAAGTCGAGGGCCCGGCTTCGCGAATGGAAGTCCAGGAATGCCCGGAGTCTCGGGAGCGGAAGATGCCGTTATGGTGCTGTACCCACATTCCATCGGGGTTCGAGGGGCACTGGACCACTCTGTGAGGATCCTGGATGTCGGGGTCTTCGCGGTTCTCGGGAGGCATGTACTCGGCGTACATGCCATCGGTGCGGCACTGCCAACTCCGGCCGGCGTCCCGGCTGATCCAGTTGCCTCCGCAGGAAACGCCTACCAGCAACCGGTCGGAGTCGCGGGGATCGACGCAGACGGAATGGATTCCGGGGTGGTCGTAGCCGCCGCCGAACCACTTGCGGCGCTCTGGACGGTCCCAGAGCGAGCGCACCAGGTGCCAGGAGGCGCCGTCGTCATCGCTGCGGAAAAGGCCCCCGGGTATGGTTCCGGCCCACAGGCGTCCGGGACGATCGTGGCCGCCGGATTCAAGGCACCACAGCAACTCCAGCTTCCAGGGCACCTTGTCTTCGGAGTCGGCATCCTCGGGTTTGCTGGGATAGGCCGGGGCGGGCAGTTCCTCCCAACTCCGTCCCCCGTCCGGCGAGGCGTGCAGCTTGACGCCGAAATGACCCAGGTTGAGGGCGGCGTAAAGGCGTCCGCTGCGGGGATCGGGGAGCGTAAACACTACCGGATCGCCGATAAAGGCCGTCTGACACACCCGCCACTGAGAGCCGTCCCGTTGGAAGCCGAACAGCCCCTTGCGCGTCGATACCCACAACCGTCCGCTCATCTCACACCTCTCTTCCAGCCCGGCTTCCTCCCGAGAGGGCCTGCATGACGTAAATCTCGCTGTCAGGCCTGATTCGGGATTCCAATCCGGCTTGATTCCCGTCCAGAAAAATCACCACATGACGGCGCACGTCACCCTGTTCGTCGAGAATATACCCGCCCAGCCGGGGATAAGAACGAAAGACCGCTTGCAGGGCTTGGCCCACGGATTCAGCTTCCACGTCGACCTCGGGCGCATCGAGATGCCGCTGCAAGTTTGAAGTGAAGACGACACGTGCCATGAGTCCTATTCGATGGGCGCAACTCTACTCCCTGGGAGGAGAAATGACAAGGCGCCGCCGGCATGAATCTGCACGCCGCGAGAGAGGCCGGGGGCCGCACTACGAGGACTGGCGATGAGACGAGTTTGGAAGACATCCAAGGCCGGCTCGCTGAGCCGTCTGCGATTGCTCGAGGAGGAGATGAAGCCGCTGGACTCCGGCTCTCTCAGGGTGAGGACCCGTTGCTGCGGGCTCAATTTCGCCGACCTGTTCGCCTTGCTGGGCGTTTACTCGGCCACTCCTGAGGGCGCCTTCGTCCCGGGATTGGAGTTTTCCGGCCGAGTTGAGGAGGTGGGGGCCGAGGTGGAAGGATGGAGCCCGGGCGACCGCCTCTACGGCGTCACCCGTTTCGGAGGCTACGCCGACCGCATCGATATCGAAGCCGGCTACTGCCGTCCTCTGCCCTCAGGCTGGTCGTGTGCGCAAGGGGCGGCCTTTCCGGCTCAGACCCTGACCGCCTGGTACGCACTGAGGACGCTGGGAGAGGCCCGCGCCGGCCAAAACGTGCTGGTGCAAAGCGCCGCCGGAGGAGTGGGCCTGCAGTGCCTCAACATCTGCCGGAACCTCAATGTCCGCGCCATAGGATGCGTGGGCCGTCCGGAAAAGATCCCCTTCCTGCACAAGGAAGGCTTCGAGGAAGTGGTGGTGCGGCGCAAAGAGACTTTCCAAACCGACCTGCGGCGCATCCTGCAGGACCGCCCGCTGCATCTGGCCTTGGACGCGGTAGGCGGATGGGTGCAGAGGCAAAGCTACCAACTTCTGGCGCCCACGGGCCGGTTGGTGGTCTTCGGCGCCGCCCGCTTCATGCCCAAAGGCCGGCGCATGAACTGGATCAAGACAGCATGGCGCTACCTGCGGCGCTTCAAGGTCGATCCCCTCAACATGATCGCCGACAACAAGAGCGTGATGGCTTTTAACCTGATCTGGCTCTGGGATCGCCTCGACCTGATGTCGGCCCTCCTGGAGCAGATCGAATCGCTCGGATTGCCTCCTCCTCACGTGGGCGCCCAATTCCCCTTCGAGCAGGCCCGCCAAGCCCTGGCCCACCTGCAAAGCGGACGCTCGGTAGGCAAGGTCGTCCTGACCTTGGAGGACTACTAGGGCCACCCGCTGGCCAACAAGTCTGAAACCCAGGACTAGCGAATGGCACCCCTTCGGAGTTCTTTCGAACTTCGCATATCGCACATATCGCACCTGGAACTTGGCAAGGTCCTGGCTCAGAATCTATGACCGTCAGCACCAGGGGCTCACTAGCACGGGGTCAAAAAGGCTTGAAAATCGCCAGGTAGGCGGCCAAAGCGCCCACGATCACCGACGTCCACCAGATCAGGTTGCCCGAGTCCGGACTTCGCCGGGCCCACACCGTCAGCAGGGCGAAGCCGATCCAGATCACGATCTTGGCGAAGACCCAACCCGGCCAAGGCATGGGATAGCCCAGCTTGGCGATGAGGCCGAAGCCGGCCACCAGGGCGATCAGCAGTCCGATCCCGTTGGTGATGAGGGCCAATCGGCGGTAGGCAGGCGCTTTCTGGCCGCCCAGCGCATGAACCACCACCAGGCCCCCCATGGACACCATGATCATGACGATGCCTATCAGATGCAGAAACTTATAGAAGAGATAACTCATAACATTCCCTGTCTTGGGGATTCAGCCGACATCTCACAGCAAGCGACAGCGCCCACGCCCGACGCGGTCGCTGCCATGGTTTTTATACAATCCCTTCTCGGAGGTCAACAGCGAGGCGGAGGAACGCCTCGAGAAAGACAAAGCAACAGAAACGGAATGAAATGCGCATTCTTTGCCTTGGATACAGTTACAGCGGACGGCACTTGAGCCGTCATTTTTTCGGCCACCAGGTCTGGTTTCTGTCACGCCGGGCCGCCTCCCTCAAGGAGCAGGGCGTGCCGGCGCTTGAGGAATCCGACTTCGCCGAGTACATAGAAAGGCATCCTCCTGACGCGGTGGTGGACACGGTTCCCGCCATTCCAAAGGAAGAGGGCGGCATCGAAGATCCTCCCTATTGGCCCTTGCTGGAGGAACTGCTCAAGTCCCGTCCCGAAACGCCAATGGTCCACGTCAGTTCGACCTCGGTCTACCCGGCCGGTGCCGAGGAGGCCGCCAGCAGCGACGGTCTTCCCACCTACAACGAGGCCAGCGAGGCGGCCCCCGGCAAGGCCAGAGGACTGCTTCGCCTGCTGCTGGAACGCAAGTGGATCGGCTTTCACCACTCCATACGCATCGTCCGCTCGGGGGGCATCTACGGTCCCGACCGCTGCCTGGCCCTGCGTTTCCGCCGGGGGGACTTCCGGCGCATCGGCACCGGCAACAAGATGGTTTCGCGCGTCCACGTCGACGATCTCTGCCGGGTCATCCTGGCCTCGGCCCAGCGGCAGGAAAACAAGGCCGTCCGCCTGGTCAATGCAGTGGACGCCCGCTCGACCCTGAACAGCGAGGTCTTCCGCTGGATCGAAGAAGAACTCGACATCATCGTGCCCGGAGACTGGCGCCAGGCCGCTCCCCGGGGACGCCAGGTCACCAGCCTCTACCTTCCCGGCATGATCGGGGGACGCTACCGTTTCCCAACCTACAAAGAGGGCTTTCGCGATTGCCTGTCGGCATGACGGAGCGAATTGTTGTAGAATTCTGTCATGTCGGAACGGACTGAAAGACGGTCGTTGCTGGGTCAGATGGGGGTCTTTCTCGACCTGATCCGCTTCGAGCACACCATTTTCGCCCTTCCTTTCGCCTATTCGGGCATGCTGTTGGCGGCGGGCGGGTCCCCCACCCTGAGCCAGTTTTTCTGGATCACGGTGGCCATGGCGGCCGCCCGCACTGCGGCCATGGCCTTCAACCGCTGGGCCGACCGTCATCTGGACGCCCGCAATCCCCGCACCGCCGACCGGCCCATCCAGCGGGGCAGCATCGGGGCCGGACTGGTGCTGCTGCTGGCTCTGGTCTCCCTGGCCATACTGGCCCTGGCGGCCTACCAGCTCAATCCTCTCTGCTTCATGTTGTGGCCGGGGGCCTTTCTCTTGCTGGCGGGCTACAGCTACACCAAGCGCTTCACCTGGATGTGCCATTACGTGCTGGGCCTCACCGATGCGCTGGCTCCCATGGGAGCCTGGGTGGCGGTCACCGGAACCATCTTGCAGCCTTCCGACTTGCCGGGCTGGCTGCTGTCGGCTGGAGTGATGGTGTGGATCGCCGGTTTCGACCTGCTTTACGCTCTGCAGGACATCGAGGTCGACCGCCGCGAAGGGCTGTACAGCATCCCGGCCCGCTTCGGCGTCCGCCGCTCGCTCTGGATCGCCCGCTTTTCGCACGCCGGCGCCGTCGCGCTCTTCGCCGCCGCCGCCTGGAGCGCCCGCCTGCAATGGCCCTTCTGGCCGGCCCTGGCGGCCGTCTGCCTGCTCTTCGTATGGGAGCACCGGCTGGTCCGCCCCCACGATCTGACCCGCATCGACGTGGCCTTCTTCAACGTCAACTCCTACATCAGCCTGACGCTCTTCGCCGGCATCCTGGCCGGCGTCTACTGGCCTTGACGGGGCGGCAGGACGCGAAAGGCGGCCTTCCCTTTGATGCGGTAGGCTTCGAAGTCGTCGTCCGTCAAGCTGCTGACGCTCCGAGATAAAGGCGCAGCAGCAGGAGGAGGACCAGGGCCGTTATGGCGGGCAGGAGGAGGAAGAGAAGGACGCGCCGCAGCGAGGGACGTGCTTCTTCAGCGTTGGCGGGGCGGAAATCTTCTTCCTTCATGTCTCGAGGATTCCCATCTCCCCAAGCTGGCGGGTGGCTTGCTCGGCCCAGCCTCGATTGGCCAGAGGACTGGCAGGGCTGGGATGGAGGATGGAGCCGACGCGCACGTCGAGGTCTTTGAGGGCGCTGAGGGCGCGCTTTTCGGCGAACTTGCCGATACCCACCACGTAGCCGGGCTGAAGGGCTTCGATGGTGGCGCGGATGGCGTCGTCACAGGCCTCCGTGAGGGGTTTCCGTTCCTTGACGGGCAACTTGTCGGGCGTGCGGTTGCGCCCGCTTTCCTCGATGAAGAGCAGGGGGCAGTAGTTGGCGATGAAAAAGCGCTGGAAGAAGCGTTCGGCGGTGCCGAAGGTGTCTTTGGCCCAGCCCCACACCCGCTGTCCGCTGACCTCGCTGCGACTGCAATCGAATCCTTCTACCGGCCGCTTGGGGTGCTCCCGGCGGGGCTTGCCCACGGGACCCGAAATCCCCACCCAGTCCTTGACCAGGTTGACCTCGCCGAAAGGGACCCCGGTCTGGGCCATGCCCCAGGGGCCGGGGTTCATCCCGAAGAAAACCACTTCCTTTCTTCCCTGCCCGTATCGCCGCAGGTACCGGCAATGATTATCCCAAGCGTAATGGAGCGGGTTGTAGACATGGGTTACGGGCTGGGAGAAGGTGAGAGGGTCAAGAGTCTGGCGCAGGCTGCGTGCAATGTCGATCAGATCCATCCCGCCCATTGTAGGGCAAGAGGAGGGGCCCCTTCAGAGGGGCCGGATCTCACTGCTTTACGGGCTTTTCCTGCAGGTTGAGGCGAATGGTGGAATCGGAGGTGCGGATAATAAGCACTCCCTCGTCCTCGGCGGCGGTCACCGACACAGGGCCGATTCCGCGCACCTCCACGTCGACGTTGCCGATGGTTCCCGCGAAGCGCAAGCGTCCCTCGCCGTAGGAATCGGCCGCGGGGACGCGGGGCTCCTGGGCGGTGAGTTGCACCGTCCTCTCCTCATCTCCGCGCCGGTAGCGCAGGGAGACTCTTTGGCCGGGCTGGATATCGAAGAAGCGGTCGGCGCCCTGGCGGGTAGTGAGATCGTATCCGTCCACCGCCAGCAGGACATCGTCACGGCGCAGGCCGGCTTGGCCGGCGGGACTCTCGCTGTCCACCGAGTAGACGCGCGGATGCTGTTCGAACGTGAAAGTGTAAGTGTCGCGAGTCCGGCGCCAGTAGCAATCGTCGCAGGTGAATGCGAATCCCATCCAGGCCAGCACCGGCGGACGCGGCGGCAGGGGAGGCGTGGGCGGGACGGGCGGCGTGGGCGGCACGGGTGGGGTTGGAGCTGGAGCCTCGATCCGAACCGAGGGTGTCGGCGGTGCGGGCGGCGACGGCGAAACGGGAGGCGCAGGGGGCGCGGGCGGAGCCGGCGGCGGCGGCGGGGGAGTGCCGAAGAGTTGGGCCGAGGGGACGTCCTCGGGACAGCCCTGGGCCGGCGTCAAAGTCACTTCCATCTCGCGGCCGCGGCGGCGCAGGCGGATCGTCAGGGGCTCGTCGGCTCGGGGATGGATCAAATCCGTCCCCGCCCAGCGCGTGGTGATGAAGCTGCCGTTGACGGCCACGATAACGTCTCCGCGGAGCAGCTTGCCCCCAGCCGGCGAGTCCTCGGCCACCCGCCAGACCTCGGGCTCTGAGCCGAACCACACCTGGCGCTCGCTTCCGTTCTCGGTGCGCAGACGGATGCTGTCGGCCCGCAGCGAGGTGATGCCGGTGTAGGTGACCGGGGACTTCCCTCCCTGGCAGGGTTGGGCCTGCAGCGGGGTGGTTGCGGGAGCCCCCAGCAGTCCGGCCGCCAGCAGCGCGGGCAGGATTCGGGCCTGCCTGCCTCCAGGGAATGACAATGCCTTCAGATGCTTAAACATGATGGTGTCCTTTAGTTCCAAAAGACCTTGCGCGGTGCGGAATCCTGAGGATCGTCGCCGGAAACCTGTCGCAGGCGTTCCGCCTCCAGGCCTTGCAGCAGACGGGCGGCCACCGGATCGTCGGGATCCAGCCTCACCATTTCCTGGGCGGCGGCGTAGAGGGCCGAAAGGGCCACTTCCTGCGACTGGCGGCGATCGCCCTGGTCAGGACTGGAGGCCGCCAGATGTCCCAGCGCGGCCAAGGCCGTGACGTAGGCCGACCCGGTGCGCTGGACATTGGCGATGGCTTGCTCGACGTCGCGGGCCTGGCGGATTTCGGCCATCATGGAGAGGGCCGACTCGGCCCCCGCCCGCTGTCCTGCCGAGTAGCCCAGCAGGAAGACGGCGAAAAGGGCCGCCGTCCCGGCCAGGGCCCAGGGCATCCAATGCACCTGCCACCAGGGCCGGATAGGCCGTTCCAGCAGTCCTTCGCGCTTGAGGCGCGCCACTACGCGGTCTTCCAGTTCCGGCGGAGGAGCCTGTTGACGGGCCAGCGCTCTCAGGCGCTCGGTTTCTTCCTCGCTCCACTGCACTTCATCCCGTTCGCTCATGACCTTTGCCTTGACTCTTCAGAGAGGCCCGCACGGCCTTTCTGGCGTTGAATAGTTGACTCTTGGAGGTCCCTTCGCTGATCTCCAGCGAGCGGGCGATTTCGCGGTGGGTCCATCCCTCCAAATCGTGAAGAAGCAGGATCATCCGGTAACCGTCGGGAAGGGCCTTGATGGCGCTCTCCAGGTCCAGGCGCATGCCGCTGGGAGGCGGCGGCGCTCCCGCTTCGGGAAGGGCCTGCAGATCCACCCAGGAGTTGCGCTTGCCGCGGCGCAGGTGTTCCCGGCACAAGTTGAGTCCGATGCCGGTCAGCCAGGTGGAAAAGGCCGACTGCCAGCGGAAGCCCGACAGGTTTCTGACGGCCTTGATCCAGGTCTCCTGCACGATGTCTTCGGCGTCGGCCCGGCTGCCCACCGTGCGCAGCACGAACTGAAAGAGGCGCGGCGTGTGACGCCGGTAGAGGTGCCTAAAAGAGACCTCGTCGCCTTCCTTCATGATGGCCTCGGCCCATCGTCTTTCTTCCTTCACTCTGCCCCCTGAGTGGCCTGCGGGCCGCCGATGGTTGGACGAGCGCGGGAGTTTTTCTAGCCCGCATTGTGCAAGGGAAAAAAGACCGGTACCAGCAACACCAAAAGCGCCAACAGGACGACGGTAAGAATCGAGCCCACCTTGAAGTAGTCCATCACCCTGTACCCGCCGGCGCCCATGACCAGCAGATTGGCCTTATGGGAGAAAGGCGTCATGAATGCCGCCGAGGCGGCCAGGCTGACGCCCATCATGAGCGGATAGGGCGAGAGGCCCAGTTCTTCGGCGGCCTTCAAAACCACCGGCGTCAGCAGCACCACGGCCGGCGCGCCGTCCAGGCACTGGCTGAGGGCGCTGGAAAGCGTGAAGAGGCCCGCCATGACGGCGTAGGCCCCGTAGGGCCCCGCCACTTCGGTGACGCTGTCGGAGAGCAGTTCGGCGGCTCCCGTCCGCTCCATGGCGATGCCCACGGGAAGGATGGCAGCCACCAGAAAGATGGCCCTCCATTCCACGGCCCGGTAGGCCTCCTGCATGGTGATGGCCCCCGACAGCACGCAGATGATGGCGGCCACGAAAGCGGCCACGTAGATGGGCTGAAAGCCGGTCACCACGAAGGCGATCATGACCGCCAGAGCCAGCACGGTGAAGAGCGCCTTGTTGGTGCGGCGCGGCTCCTGAGCCGAAGGCGCCAGCACCACCCAGTCGGGGTCGGACCCGAAAAGGCGGATGCGGCTCCAGGGTCCTTGCAGCAAGAGGGCGTCTCCAAAGCGCAGAGGCAAATCGGCCAAGCCCTCGTGGATGGCCAGGCCCTCCCTCCACACGGCCAGAACCTGCAGTCCGTAGCGGTCGCGGAAGTTGAGTTGCCTGAGAGTCTTTCCCGCGGCCGAGGAGCGGGGAGCTACCGTGGCCTCTTCGATACCCACCTCGCCCGACTCGATTCCCGATTCGCTGACGTCGCGGCGCAACTGCACGCTGCCCAGTCCCAGCAAGTTCTGGATCAGGTCAGGACGCCCCGTGACGATCAGTTCGTCATCAGCTTGAATGACTTCGTCCGGCTCGACCGGCAGCAAAGTCTCGTTCTCCCTGACGATTCCCAGCACCGTGAGCCGCACCAACTCGCCAATGCGGCTGGCAGCCACCGTGGTCCCGGCCAACTCCGAGCCGGAGGGAATGCGCAGGAGGTAGAGGTAGCCTTCCAACTCCTGAAAGATCTCCCGTCCCGTGCGGGCCTCTTCCAGCTCGGGACGCAAGGCCATCTGCTCCAACTGCTCGTTGGTGCCCAGCGCGAAGATCTCGTCCCCGGCCTGGAAGGGCACGTCGATAACGTCCTGGATCAGCTCTCCCTTGCGCCGCAGGGCCACCACCACCGCTCCATAATCGCGGCGGAAACGGGTCTCGCGGATGGTCTTGCCCACCAAAGGCGACTCTCGGGCCACCTTGGCCCAAATGCCGCTCACCTTCTCGGAGGCCGAGGCCAGGGTGGCCACTTTGGTGGATTCGATCTCGATGCCCTTGACGCGGAAAAGCTCCTCCACGTCGGAGGGACGTCCCTTGAGCATCAGGATGTCCCCGGCCCGCAGAGTCGTGTCGCCTTTAGGAGCCAGCTTCTTTTTGCCTTTGCGGACGATGCCCACCACTTGGCCCCCCAGGGTCCTCCCCAACTGCGATTCGCGCAGTGAGACGCCGTCCATGTCGGAGCCGGCGGGGATGCGGATGGAGAGCAGGTTCTCCTCCAAATCGTAGACGCGGGCCAAATCGCGCTTTTCCCCGGGCGAGGCGTCCGCGTCCCGCTCGGGGAGCAGGCGGCGGCCGATAGTGGCCATGAAAAGGACTCCGAGGACCAGAAGCATCACGCCCAAGGGGGTGTAGTCGAAGAGCCGGAAGGGCTCGAGGCCGTTCTCGCGCAAGAGCTCGCCGGCCAGAATGTTGGGGGGCGTCCCCACCAAGGTGGTGGTTCCGCCCAGAATCGAGCCGAAGGAAAGCGGCATGAAGAGGCGCGAGGGCGAAACGCCGGCTTTCTTTGAGATGCTGGCCACGGCGGGGAGCAGCACGGCGCAGGCGGCGATGTTGTTCATAAAGGCGCTGAGCACGCCTCCCACCATCATGATGGCCACGATCAGCGGAACTTCCTTGCTGCCGATATATTGGTGCACCCGCGCTCCCACCATGTCGGCCACGCCCGTGTGCAGCATGGCCGCGCTGACGAAGAAGATCGACAGCATGGTAATGACCGCCGGCGAGGCGAATCCGGTGTAGGCCTCTTCAGGAGCCAAAAATCCGCCCAGAACCAGGATGGCCAGTCCGATGAAGGCGGTGAGGTCGACAGGCAGCTTTTCGGTGAAGAAAAGATAGGCCATGGCGATCAGAATGGCGAAGAGGATGCCGATTTCCAGCGTCATGTTGCCCGGCATTGTACACCCGCCCTCTGCGGCGGGAAAGGGGCCATGTTTACG from Acidobacteriota bacterium includes the following:
- a CDS encoding PDZ domain-containing protein, with translation MFKHLKALSFPGGRQARILPALLAAGLLGAPATTPLQAQPCQGGKSPVTYTGITSLRADSIRLRTENGSERQVWFGSEPEVWRVAEDSPAGGKLLRGDVIVAVNGSFITTRWAGTDLIHPRADEPLTIRLRRRGREMEVTLTPAQGCPEDVPSAQLFGTPPPPPPAPPAPPAPPVSPSPPAPPTPSVRIEAPAPTPPVPPTPPVPPTPPLPPRPPVLAWMGFAFTCDDCYWRRTRDTYTFTFEQHPRVYSVDSESPAGQAGLRRDDVLLAVDGYDLTTRQGADRFFDIQPGQRVSLRYRRGDEERTVQLTAQEPRVPAADSYGEGRLRFAGTIGNVDVEVRGIGPVSVTAAEDEGVLIIRTSDSTIRLNLQEKPVKQ
- a CDS encoding zinc-binding dehydrogenase — protein: MRRVWKTSKAGSLSRLRLLEEEMKPLDSGSLRVRTRCCGLNFADLFALLGVYSATPEGAFVPGLEFSGRVEEVGAEVEGWSPGDRLYGVTRFGGYADRIDIEAGYCRPLPSGWSCAQGAAFPAQTLTAWYALRTLGEARAGQNVLVQSAAGGVGLQCLNICRNLNVRAIGCVGRPEKIPFLHKEGFEEVVVRRKETFQTDLRRILQDRPLHLALDAVGGWVQRQSYQLLAPTGRLVVFGAARFMPKGRRMNWIKTAWRYLRRFKVDPLNMIADNKSVMAFNLIWLWDRLDLMSALLEQIESLGLPPPHVGAQFPFEQARQALAHLQSGRSVGKVVLTLEDY
- a CDS encoding SLC13 family permease — protein: MTLEIGILFAILIAMAYLFFTEKLPVDLTAFIGLAILVLGGFLAPEEAYTGFASPAVITMLSIFFVSAAMLHTGVADMVGARVHQYIGSKEVPLIVAIMMVGGVLSAFMNNIAACAVLLPAVASISKKAGVSPSRLFMPLSFGSILGGTTTLVGTPPNILAGELLRENGLEPFRLFDYTPLGVMLLVLGVLFMATIGRRLLPERDADASPGEKRDLARVYDLEENLLSIRIPAGSDMDGVSLRESQLGRTLGGQVVGIVRKGKKKLAPKGDTTLRAGDILMLKGRPSDVEELFRVKGIEIESTKVATLASASEKVSGIWAKVARESPLVGKTIRETRFRRDYGAVVVALRRKGELIQDVIDVPFQAGDEIFALGTNEQLEQMALRPELEEARTGREIFQELEGYLYLLRIPSGSELAGTTVAASRIGELVRLTVLGIVRENETLLPVEPDEVIQADDELIVTGRPDLIQNLLGLGSVQLRRDVSESGIESGEVGIEEATVAPRSSAAGKTLRQLNFRDRYGLQVLAVWREGLAIHEGLADLPLRFGDALLLQGPWSRIRLFGSDPDWVVLAPSAQEPRRTNKALFTVLALAVMIAFVVTGFQPIYVAAFVAAIICVLSGAITMQEAYRAVEWRAIFLVAAILPVGIAMERTGAAELLSDSVTEVAGPYGAYAVMAGLFTLSSALSQCLDGAPAVVLLTPVVLKAAEELGLSPYPLMMGVSLAASAAFMTPFSHKANLLVMGAGGYRVMDYFKVGSILTVVLLALLVLLVPVFFPLHNAG
- a CDS encoding RNA polymerase sigma factor, yielding MKEERRWAEAIMKEGDEVSFRHLYRRHTPRLFQFVLRTVGSRADAEDIVQETWIKAVRNLSGFRWQSAFSTWLTGIGLNLCREHLRRGKRNSWVDLQALPEAGAPPPPSGMRLDLESAIKALPDGYRMILLLHDLEGWTHREIARSLEISEGTSKSQLFNARKAVRASLKSQGKGHERTG
- a CDS encoding exo-alpha-sialidase, coding for MSGRLWVSTRKGLFGFQRDGSQWRVCQTAFIGDPVVFTLPDPRSGRLYAALNLGHFGVKLHASPDGGRSWEELPAPAYPSKPEDADSEDKVPWKLELLWCLESGGHDRPGRLWAGTIPGGLFRSDDDGASWHLVRSLWDRPERRKWFGGGYDHPGIHSVCVDPRDSDRLLVGVSCGGNWISRDAGRSWQCRTDGMYAEYMPPENREDPDIQDPHRVVQCPSNPDGMWVQHHNGIFRSRDSGHSWTSIREAGPSTFGFAVAVHPHDADTAWFVPAVKDECRVPVEGRFVVTRTRDGGSSFQVLQQGLPPAPAYHLVYRHALDVDSQGQWLAMGSTTGGLWVSADQGDSWTALSTHLPPVYAVRFQEQS
- a CDS encoding UbiA-like polyprenyltransferase, coding for MSERTERRSLLGQMGVFLDLIRFEHTIFALPFAYSGMLLAAGGSPTLSQFFWITVAMAAARTAAMAFNRWADRHLDARNPRTADRPIQRGSIGAGLVLLLALVSLAILALAAYQLNPLCFMLWPGAFLLLAGYSYTKRFTWMCHYVLGLTDALAPMGAWVAVTGTILQPSDLPGWLLSAGVMVWIAGFDLLYALQDIEVDRREGLYSIPARFGVRRSLWIARFSHAGAVALFAAAAWSARLQWPFWPALAAVCLLFVWEHRLVRPHDLTRIDVAFFNVNSYISLTLFAGILAGVYWP
- a CDS encoding NAD-dependent epimerase/dehydratase family protein — protein: MRILCLGYSYSGRHLSRHFFGHQVWFLSRRAASLKEQGVPALEESDFAEYIERHPPDAVVDTVPAIPKEEGGIEDPPYWPLLEELLKSRPETPMVHVSSTSVYPAGAEEAASSDGLPTYNEASEAAPGKARGLLRLLLERKWIGFHHSIRIVRSGGIYGPDRCLALRFRRGDFRRIGTGNKMVSRVHVDDLCRVILASAQRQENKAVRLVNAVDARSTLNSEVFRWIEEELDIIVPGDWRQAAPRGRQVTSLYLPGMIGGRYRFPTYKEGFRDCLSA
- a CDS encoding MoaD/ThiS family protein; this encodes MARVVFTSNLQRHLDAPEVDVEAESVGQALQAVFRSYPRLGGYILDEQGDVRRHVVIFLDGNQAGLESRIRPDSEIYVMQALSGGSRAGREV
- a CDS encoding uracil-DNA glycosylase family protein, which codes for MDLIDIARSLRQTLDPLTFSQPVTHVYNPLHYAWDNHCRYLRRYGQGRKEVVFFGMNPGPWGMAQTGVPFGEVNLVKDWVGISGPVGKPRREHPKRPVEGFDCSRSEVSGQRVWGWAKDTFGTAERFFQRFFIANYCPLLFIEESGRNRTPDKLPVKERKPLTEACDDAIRATIEALQPGYVVGIGKFAEKRALSALKDLDVRVGSILHPSPASPLANRGWAEQATRQLGEMGILET